The proteins below are encoded in one region of Oncorhynchus gorbuscha isolate QuinsamMale2020 ecotype Even-year unplaced genomic scaffold, OgorEven_v1.0 Un_scaffold_3468, whole genome shotgun sequence:
- the LOC124027684 gene encoding protein tyrosine phosphatase type IVA 3-like isoform X1 produces the protein MNRPAPPVEVSYKNMRFLITHNPTNATLDTFIEDLKQYGATTVVRVCEVTYDKTPLEKDGITVMDWAFDDGAPPPTKIVDDWLNLLKTKFREDPGCCVAVHCVAGLGRAPVLVALALIEGGMKYEEAVQFIRQKRRERSTASS, from the exons ATGAACCGTCCGGCTCCCCCCGTCGAGGTCTCCTACAAGAACATGAGGTTCCTCATCACACACAACCCCACCAACGCCACCCTCGAcaccttcatcgag GACCTGAAGCAGTATGGTGCAACAACAGTGGTGCGGGTGTGTGAGGTCACCTACGACAAGACACCTCTGGAGAAGGATGGCATCACAGTCATG GACTGGGCCTTTGATGACGGTGCCCCTCCTCCCACTAAGATCGTAGATGATTGGCTGAACCTGCTGAAGACTAAGTTCCGTGAGGACCCTGGCTGCTGCGTGGCGGTGCACTGTGTTGCCGGGCTGGGACG GGCTCCTGTGCTGGTGGCTCTGGCTCTGATCGAGGGCGGGATGAAGTATGAGGAggcagttcagttcatcaggca